One Fusarium poae strain DAOMC 252244 chromosome 4, whole genome shotgun sequence DNA window includes the following coding sequences:
- a CDS encoding hypothetical protein (TransMembrane:2 (o16-34i171-192o)~BUSCO:24645at5125) encodes MFTSARRWLRNNRTPIAVGVGVIGAGYVATQYVIGKLNDARERMSSDRIAKENLRRRFEQNQEDCTFTVLALLPSATTAIIEAMNTEQITLEIQQMKATKAIKNGGNESAAPPSLADTTLTEEDGKSMAGQSESGVHPSQIPTSSPFNAGSEANKEAPKPRKTKRQLWDDVTISAVTRSFTLIYTLALLTMLTRVQLNLLGRRSYLSSVVALATGGQHGTISLENNDDDNTEQAYGSDFDINRKYLTFSWWLLNKGWKDLMHRVESAVRTVFGSLSPRDLLSFERFSELTMEVRKLVEGSTNEERQKSDWLNFLLPPRDMEDEVIKESGILDEAVNHDPEHSPAASQAILRRLLDETADLIESPSFTHVLTLLLDAGFSYLTDNKLATAAFELPASDGMVTPELKDQQRSKVILLPKIMSVLTRQAHVIGDGMPNEYLQKMETVRDLEAFAAVVYSSNWEQEIRTDDDIMASAIDLGAPQISGKTTQPQTQNQTQGEASMVVVDSQGGFESAWGRAMDTKS; translated from the exons ATGTTCACATCCGCTCGGCGCTGGTTGCGCAACAACCGGACACCCATCGCTGTTGGTGTGGGCGTCATCGGTGCTGGCTATGTCGCGACTCAATATGTTATCGGCAAGCTCAACGATGCTCGCGAGCGCATGAGCAGCGATCGTATCGCCAAGGAGAA CTTGCGACGTCGCTTCGAACAGAACCAAGAAGATTGCACATTCACCGTCCTGGCTCTCCTGCCTTCCGCAACAACTGCCATTATCGAGGCCATGAACACGGAACAGATCACATTAGAAATTCAGCAGATGAAGGCCACCAAGGCCATAAAGAATGGCGGTAATGAATCAGCCGCACCACCAAGCCTCGCCGACACAACATTGACAGAGGAGGACGGGAAGAGCATGGCAGGCCAGAGCGAGAGCGGTGTACACCCCAGTCAGATCCCCACGTCCTCACCATTCAACGCTGGTAGTGAGGCGAATAAGGAGGCTCCAAAACCACGCAAGACAAAACGACAACTATGGGATGACGTGACTATTAGTG CCGTGACACGATCGTTCACTCTGATATATACCCTTGCATTGCTAACAATGCTGACTCGGGTGCAACTCAACCTATTGGGTCGACGAAGCTACTTATCGAGCGTGGTGGCCCTTGCAACAGGTGGCCAGCACGGCACCATCAGCCTTGAGAACAACGATGACGATAACACAGAGCAGGCATACGGAAGCGACTTTGATATAAACCGTAAATACCTGACTTTCAGCTGGTGGCTGCTTAACAAGGGCTGGAAGGATCTCATGCATCGAGTTGAGAGTGCCGTGCGCACCGTCTTTGGCAGCCTTAGCCCAAGAGACCTCCTGAGCTTCGAAAGATTCTCCGAGCTGACGATGGAGGTTAGAAAGCTCGTTGAGGGCTCCACAAACGAGGAGCGCCAAAAGTCTGACTGGCTCAACTTTTTGCTTCCACCCAGAGATATGGAGGATGAggtgatcaaagaatcgggCATTCTCGATGAAGCAGTTAACCACGACCCTGAGCACTCACCAGCGGCGTCGCAGGCAATCCTGAGACGTCTTCTTGATGAGACTGCGGATCTCATTGAATCACCCAGTTTCACACACGTTCTCACTCTGCTCCTCGACGCTGGCTTCTCATATCTGACGGACAACAAGCTTGCTACTGCGGCATTCGAGCTCCCGGCCTCCGATGGCATGGTCACCCCTGAGCTCAAGGATCAGCAGCGCTCCAAGGTGATTTTGCTGCCCAAGATCATGTCGGTGTTGACGCGCCAAGCTCACGTCATTGGTGACGGAATGCCGAATGAGTATCTTCAGAAGATGGAAACTGTCCGTGACCTTGAGGCTTTTGCCGCTGTTGTGTATTCAAGCAACTGGGAACAAGAGATCCGCACCGACGATGATATTATGGCCAGTGCTATTGATCTCGGTGCTCCGCAGATCAGTGGGAAAACAACGCAACCACAGACTCAAAATCAGACACAGGGCGAAGCAAGCATGGTTGTGGTCGATTCGCAAGGGGGTTTCGAGAGCGCATGGGGACGAGCAATGGATACCAAATCGTAA
- a CDS encoding hypothetical protein (BUSCO:53530at5125), with translation MVVYSFHIFDRHTECVYSKSWLPSSAGSETAAPTTSSDDAKLLFGTVFSLRNMVRKLGGDDDAFISYRTAQYKLHFYETPANLRFVILTDTATLSMRNVLHQIYINLWVEYVVKNPLAPVEHKNGEGVKNELFELGLDQFIRGLM, from the exons ATGGTTGTCTACTCATTCCACATCTTCGACCGACACA CCGAGTGCGTCTACTCCAAGTCATGGCTACCATCGTCTGCAGGTTCCGAAACCGCCGCACCCACGACATCCTCTGACGACGCAAAACTCCTGTTCGGAACCGTCTTCTCTCTGCGCAATATGGTCCGAAAACTCGGTGGTGATGACGACGCATTCATCAGCTACCGAACTGCCCAGTACAAGCTTCACTTTTACGAGACACCTGCAAACCTGAGATTCGTTATCTTGACCGACACAGCAACATTGAGCATGCGCAATGTACTACACCAAATATATATCAACCTCTGGGTCGAATATG TGGTCAAAAACCCCTTGGCGCCAGTAGAGCACAAGAACGGCGAAGGTGTCAAGAACGAGCTCTTTGAACTCGGCCTCGATCAGTTTATCAGGGGCTTAATGTGA